The following proteins are co-located in the Apium graveolens cultivar Ventura chromosome 5, ASM990537v1, whole genome shotgun sequence genome:
- the LOC141724963 gene encoding uncharacterized protein LOC141724963, whose amino-acid sequence MMQQFGFHQVWVDRLMHYITSVKYSFIHNGVVFGNVIPERGLRQADPISPYIYIMCVEGLSSILRRNEQAGLIHGCRIARCQRSHTYYLQTILINYDKSAVTFSTNTKDEDRVEVCNELEVQRKLDPVCLIKARYYANTEFLEANLGANPSFMWRSIMTSQEIVKQHCRRKIGDGRSTRVWHIPWLPSSENGCLTTTPHADIRDIVVQNLMGADLRSWDMDILNDLFNERDIDLIEQIPIPIHSRPDSWYWLLDDKGLFTVKSCYISIRGEHLNTEGGFVKFLWKLKFPGKIDLKRSQDCVVDDEQRRQWVTIRRWCRPPEGWVKINIDAACRGSI is encoded by the exons ATGATGCAGCAGTTTGGTTTTCATCAGGTGTGGGTTGATAGACTGATGCATTATATTACTTCGGTTAAGTATAGTTTCATTCATAATGGGGTGGTGTTTGGTAATGTTATTCCGGAGCGTGGACTGCGACAAGCAGATCCTATTTCTCCGTATATTTATATCATGTGTGTAGAGGGCCTTAGTTCTATTTTACGAAGAAATGAACAAGCTGGGTTGATACATGGATGTCGTATTGCTAGGTGCCAACGATCTCACACTTATTATTTGCAGACGATT CTTATTAACTATGATAAGTCTGCAGTTACGTTTTCGACAAATACAAAAGATGAGGATCGGGTTGAGGTGTGTAATGAATTGGAGGTGCAACGAAAGCTGGACCCAG TCTGCTTAATTAAAGCTAGGTACTATGCAAATACTGAGTTTCTGGAAGCTAACTTGGGGGCGAATCCAAGCTTCATGTGGAGGAGTATTATGACATCACAGGAAATTGTTAAACAACACTGTAGAAGAAAGATTGGAGATGGTAGAAGTACTAGAGTGTGGCATATTCCCTGGTTACCAAGTAGTGAGAATGGGTGTCTTACAACTACACCTCATGCAGATATACGAGATATTGTGGTTCAAAATTTGATGGGGGCAGATCTTAGGTCATGGGATATGGATATTTTGAATGACCTGTTTAATGAACGTGACATAGATTTGATTGAGCAAATCCCTATACCTATTCATAGCAGACCTGATTCATGGTATTGGCTTTTAGATGATAAAGGGTTATTCACTGTCAAAAGTTGTTATATAAGCATTCGAGGGGAGCATTTAAATACTGAAggtggttttgtgaagtttttgtgGAAACTAAAGTTTCCTGGGAAAATT GACTTGAAGCGCAGTCAAGACTGTGTTGTAGATGATGAACAGAGAAGGCAATGGGTTACTATTAGACGTTGGTGTCGTCCACCAGAAGGATGGGTCAAAATCAACATAGATGCAGCATGTCGAGGGTCAATCTGA